The DNA region GCGCCGCCGTAGAGCTGGCCGGCCATGCCGATGTTCCACAGTCCGGCCCTCATCGGGACGATAAAAGCGCAAGTGCACAGCAGGATGAAGATCGATCGGTTGATCGTCAGGGGTAGCCCGAACTGGTTGGCAAAGGCATAGGAAAAGATGGCCCGATAGCCAGTCAGCGGATGAACTCCGTCCTGGAGGAAGATCAGGCCCATCAGCGCCAGGCCGGTGAGAATCGCGAGCAGCGAGATGGTCGTCGCCTCCCAGCCGGTGACCCTCACCTTCTTCTCGAGCTTCACCTCATAGCTGCCGAGCTTCATGGGTCTACACCTTCTGCTTCAAACCGGCCATCATGGCTCCGATGTCCTCTCGCCTGGCCTGTTTGATCGGGATGATGCCCATGAACTCGCCCTCGTAGATTGGGGCCACGCGATCGCTCAGCGACAGGACCTCCTCAAGGTCCTCCGAGATGAGCAGAATGGCAGCGTGCTGGCGCTTCGCATCCAGCAGCTTGTTCTGGACGAACTCGGTGGCTCCCACATCCAGCCCCTGGCTGGGAAGGTTGGCGATGATGAGCCGCGGCTTGCGGGACAGCACGCGCGCCAGGATAAGCTTCTGAAGGTTGCCGCCGGACAGGCTCTTGGCCGTGCTATCCGGACCGCGCGTGACGATGCCGTATTCGGAGATGAGTTCTTCGGTGAGCTTGCGCGTCTTCTGGGAATCCACGATCCCCCAACGGGAGAAGGCGCCGTCAAAGTGGTAGTTCATCAGGACGTTGTCGACCAGGGAGTAGTCGCCGATCGAACCCACATCGATCCGGTCCGAGGGGATGTAGCCCATGCCGTTCTTCCATCGCTCCAGACTGCCGGACCGGGTGATGTTGATCCCGTCCATCGATATGCTGCCGGCCACGGCCTTGCGCAGCCCCGCCAGCACCTCGGCCAGGACCTGCTGTCCGTTCCCGGAAACCCCGGCAATGCCGAAGATCTCGCCTTCATGCACGCAGAAGGAGACGCCCTGCAAGGCCAGGAGCCCTTTGTCGTTCAAGGCGAAGAGGTTGTCCACCTCGAGAATGGGCTTGCCCTGCTCGACCTCCACATGCTCCAGCCGGAAGATCACTTCGCGGCCTACCATTTCCTGGGCCAGACTGTTCTCGGTTGCTTCCGCCGTGCGAAGGCGGGCGGTGACCTTGCCCCGCCGTAAGACCGTAACCCGCTGGCTGATGGTCAGCACGATAGGCAGCTTGTGGGTGATGAACGGGACGAGGGCGAGATCGTCTCCGGTCATGATGCGGATCGACGCCAGGAGCTTCTCCGTTTCCGGAGGCGCCAGGGCGGAAGTGGGCTCATCCAGGATGAGGATCCGGGCGCCTCGATACAGGGTCTTCAGGATTTCCACGGTCTGCTTTTCGCCCTCCGACAATTGCCAGACCTTCGCCTTGAGGTCGATCTTGAAGCCGTATCGGTCGCACAGCTCCGCAATCTCGTCTCGGAACCTCTTCAGGTCAGGGATCCTCCCCGCTTTGGGGTGACCCAGGATGATGTTCTCGATGACCGTGTGAGCGGGGATCAGCTTGCGGTTCTGGTGAACCATCCCGATGCCAAGGTGAATGGCGTCGAGGGGCGAGCGGAAGGTCACCTTCTCCCCGTGAACGTAGATCTCGCCTTCGTCAGGCTGGAGCAGCCCGAACAGGATCTTCATCAGGGTGGTCTTTCCGGCGCCGTTCTCACCCAGGATGGCGTGGATCTCACCCGCTCGGATCTCAAAGTCGATGTGGTCATTGGCGAGGACGCCGGGGAATCGCTTGGTGATTCCCTTCGCCTCCAGGACGGTATCGCCGCGTTTCACGGGTTGGATGGGCATGGTCTCAACCTATTGCCTGCCGCTGGTTCTTGCCTGGCCACCTTCGTCGGTCACGCACTCGGAGATCCGGATCCACGCGCCCAGGCCGATCGCGGGCGCATCGGGGTGGCAGCCCCGGACGAACCCATCGGGCAGCATATCGACCCCGCTGAAGCGCGAGGCTCTCGTCCCGAGGGTCGCTCCCGCAGGACGAGAGCCTCACTTGCCTGTGACTAGCCGTCACACGTCATGCGAACCGACACACCCAGCTACTTCAGGATGGTCGTTCCTTGCAGATCGAAGTTGAACTGGGACAGCAGCCACTCGGTGGTCGCAGCCACGCCGGCGGCCTTGACCACGGTGCCCGCGGCCGGGATCGGCAAGCCCTCCATCTCCAAGCCTGTTCCGTTGCTCACGAATTCGTGCTCCGTGAACGGATCCCACTCACCCTTCATCATCTGATCGCGTCGCTGCGTGACGAGGTCGATGATCTCCTGCGGGATGGACGGGAGCGCCGCCGGGCTGATGGCGTCGACACCGATCTTGCCGTCGTTCATCAGGTCAACGGTCGGTTCCACGGTGCCGTCGGCCAGGGTCATCGTCGTCTCCATGCCCGGATACAGGATGGTCTCCGGCGCCTTGTTGCCGGCCAGGTAGTCCAGGACCATCTGCTCGTAGATGATCTCCCAGCGCGTGTCGAACGATACGGCGACGGTGTCCGTGTCAGACCAGCCGTATTCACCCACAATGTCCATGTCCTTGCCCACGAACCAGACGCCCTTCTCCTTGGCAACGTCCATGGTGGAGCTCGAGTCGGTCTGCTGGGTCAGGACATCTACTTTATAGGTGTCGACCAACGTCTCGGCAATTGCTCGCTCATCGGCGGGCAGGTACCAGTTGCCGGCGTACTTGACGTAGACGGTGATCTTCTTGTTGAGC from Anaerolineales bacterium includes:
- a CDS encoding ABC transporter ATP-binding protein translates to MPIQPVKRGDTVLEAKGITKRFPGVLANDHIDFEIRAGEIHAILGENGAGKTTLMKILFGLLQPDEGEIYVHGEKVTFRSPLDAIHLGIGMVHQNRKLIPAHTVIENIILGHPKAGRIPDLKRFRDEIAELCDRYGFKIDLKAKVWQLSEGEKQTVEILKTLYRGARILILDEPTSALAPPETEKLLASIRIMTGDDLALVPFITHKLPIVLTISQRVTVLRRGKVTARLRTAEATENSLAQEMVGREVIFRLEHVEVEQGKPILEVDNLFALNDKGLLALQGVSFCVHEGEIFGIAGVSGNGQQVLAEVLAGLRKAVAGSISMDGINITRSGSLERWKNGMGYIPSDRIDVGSIGDYSLVDNVLMNYHFDGAFSRWGIVDSQKTRKLTEELISEYGIVTRGPDSTAKSLSGGNLQKLILARVLSRKPRLIIANLPSQGLDVGATEFVQNKLLDAKRQHAAILLISEDLEEVLSLSDRVAPIYEGEFMGIIPIKQARREDIGAMMAGLKQKV
- a CDS encoding BMP family ABC transporter substrate-binding protein gives rise to the protein MKPKNSFVFAALLLIASMLLGSCAPAATPTAAPPVEQPTVAVEQPTVEVVQPTAEPMKITLAIEHFSVIAGTTWSGAQDRAGKRIAEKYPNVTYVFRENVAPDQTNPFAEELIASGANIVVGNAEFMGLPLKDIADKYPNVYFASVIASDLSTTPNFIRFFPKQYQALYLEGLIAGALTQTGNIGITSAFPCVQVIRRQAGFILGVQDAAAMLNKKITVYVKYAGNWYLPADERAIAETLVDTYKVDVLTQQTDSSSTMDVAKEKGVWFVGKDMDIVGEYGWSDTDTVAVSFDTRWEIIYEQMVLDYLAGNKAPETILYPGMETTMTLADGTVEPTVDLMNDGKIGVDAISPAALPSIPQEIIDLVTQRRDQMMKGEWDPFTEHEFVSNGTGLEMEGLPIPAAGTVVKAAGVAATTEWLLSQFNFDLQGTTILK